The Fundulus heteroclitus isolate FHET01 unplaced genomic scaffold, MU-UCD_Fhet_4.1 scaffold_353, whole genome shotgun sequence genome contains a region encoding:
- the LOC118559849 gene encoding neurexin-3b-beta-like has translation MATEAGVPCLSDRGSDDCDGGDDGDDDDDDGMVISGFGSGEAFDSSLPPTDDEDFYTTFSLVTDKILTTSAYEGGYKALVPKWEPKDLRPSKASEAGRTTPTSPLPDIRGSPPVAVPSDMPPKLPAGKMDNREVKPLQPDMPVLLPLPTSFDVDGTKPRGPFITSPMLRTVPAALPTVPGVVRRVPPVSEVIRESSSTTGMVVGIVSAAALCILILLYAMYKYRNRDEGSYQVDETRNYISNSAQTNGAVVKDKTPSGSAKGSASSKRPKDKDKEYYV, from the coding sequence ATGGCCACTGAGGCGGGGGTACCTTGCTTGTCGGACCGAGGCAGCGATGATtgtgatggtggtgatgatggtgatgatgatgatgatgatggcatGGTGATTTCGGGGTTTGGCTCTGGCGAAGCTTTCGACTCTAGCCTGCCCCCGACTGACGATGAAGATTTTTACACCACCTTCTCCCTGGTAACAGATAAGATCTTGACTACATCGGCTTATGAAGGCGGCTACAAAGCTCTCGTGCCCAAGTGGGAACCCAAAGACTTGAGGCCTAGCAAAGCCTCTGAGGCAGGTAGGACTACACCCACCTCGCCTCTGCCTGACATCCGGGGCTCGCCACCGGTGGCGGTCCCCTCGGATATGCCACCCAAGCTGCCTGCAGGGAAAATGGACAACCGTGAGGTAAAACCTCTGCAGCCAGACATGCCAGTCCTGCTTCCCCTGCCGACGTCCTTTGATGTGGACGGCACCAAGCCAAGGGGCCCCTTCATCACTTCACCCATGCTGCGCACAGTACCCGCCGCCTTGCCCACGGTGCCTGGCGTGGTGAGGCGCGTGCCCCCCGTCTCGGAGGTGATTCGTGAATCCAGCAGTACCACGGGCATGGTGGTGGGAATTGtctcagctgctgctctctgcatCCTAATTCTCCTCTACGCTATGTACAAGTACAGAAACAGGGACGAGGGTTCCTACCAGGTGGACGAAACGCGCAACTACATCAGCAACTCTGCGCAAACCAATGGCGCTGTAGTGAAGGATAAAACACCCAGTGGCAGCGCCAAAGGCAGTGCCAGTAGCAAGAGACCGAAAGACAAGGATAAGGAATATTATG